The region CGGTCGGTGTGCTTCTTCTTGTTCTTGGTGGTGGTGTAATTGCGCTCCTTGCACACCGTGCACTCGAGGGTAATTATCTGATTAGCTCCTTTTAAGGCCATAACTCACTCTTCAATTTCGGCAACGACGCCGGCGCCTACGGTGCGGCCGCCCTCGCGGATGGCGAACCGCAGCTCCTTCTCCATCGCGATGGGGGTGATGAGCTCCACCTTCATCGTCACGCTGTCTCCCGGCATCACCATGTCCACGCCCTCCGGGAGGTGGACCGTTCCCGTCACGTCCGTCGTCCGGAAGTAGAACTGCGGCCGGTAC is a window of bacterium DNA encoding:
- the tuf gene encoding elongation factor Tu (EF-Tu; promotes GTP-dependent binding of aminoacyl-tRNA to the A-site of ribosomes during protein biosynthesis; when the tRNA anticodon matches the mRNA codon, GTP hydrolysis results; the inactive EF-Tu-GDP leaves the ribosome and release of GDP is promoted by elongation factor Ts; many prokaryotes have two copies of the gene encoding EF-Tu), coding for YRPQFYFRTTDVTGTVHLPEGVDMVMPGDSVTMKVELITPIAMEKELRFAIREGGRTVGAGVVAEIEE
- the rpmG gene encoding 50S ribosomal protein L33, with product MALKGANQIITLECTVCKERNYTTTKNKKKHTDRLELNKYCPRCRKHTPHKETK